In the genome of Phlebotomus papatasi isolate M1 chromosome 2, Ppap_2.1, whole genome shotgun sequence, one region contains:
- the LOC129802145 gene encoding delta(24)-sterol reductase-like, whose amino-acid sequence MAMGKKFDSLTEIILIDYRWVFVCFFLLPISFIYNFLYYLRSEIIFRLSSAPTAHGSKVKSIQRQVRQWRETGMSTKMCTARPGWQTMSFRKPMYKKSMFQIKCNLVDILEVDTNKQTVRVEPLVNMKQLSETLGRLGWTIPIVPELDDLTVGGLVMGTGVESSSHIYGLFQHICLSYELVLADGSVTVCSKDENSDLFYAIPWSYGTLGLLTAVEIKIIPATRFIRLKYEPVKGLNEIVETFDRESKNKANHFVEGLQYSLDEAVIMTGVMVKDSEVEPGKINEIGKWYKTWFFKHVEKILKRGKDRVEYIPIVDYYHRHSRSLFWELQDIVPFGNNILFRYILGWMMPVKVSLLKLTQTEAVKKLYENNHIIQDLLVPTRTMKECIEFFDKSVKVYPLWLCPFNLPNDPGMVHPKEKEEMYIDIGVYGVPHVDNFHPVKTTRAIEDLVEKCDGFQMLYADTFRTKEEFYRMFDHKLYNTMRKRLTCESAFPEVYEKVNKNARD is encoded by the exons ATGGCGATGGGAAAGAAGTTCGACAGCCTCACGGAGATCATTTTGATTGACTACCGTTGGGTATTTGTGTGTTTCTTCCTCCTTCCCATATCCTTCATCTACAACTTCCTCTACTACCTCCGGAGTGAGATCATCTTCCGGCTGAGCAGTGCCCCAACAGCCCATGGGTCCAAAGTCAAGTCAATCCAGAGGCAAGTTCGCCAATGGCGAGAGACAGGAATGTCCACGAAGATGTGCACAGCTCGTCCTGGATGGCAAACCATGAGCTTCCGTAAGCCCATGTACAAGAAATCCATGTTCCAGATCAAGTGCAATCTCGTGGATATCCTCGAAGTGGACACCAACAAACAAACCGTTCGGGTTGAACCGCTCGTCAACATGAAGCAACTCTCAGAGACTCTTGGCAGACTCGGCTGGACCATTCCCATCGTTCCAGAACTCGATGACCTCACAGTTGGAGGATTAGTAATGGGCACCGGCGTCGAATCCTCATCCCACATCTACGGACTCTTTCAGCACATTTGCCTATCCTACGAACTTGTCCTGGCCGATGGGAGTGTCACTGTTTGCTCCAAGGATGAAAACAGTGATCTCTTCTATGCCATTCCCTGGAGCTACGGCACTTTGGGTCTCCTAACAGCCGTAGAGATCAAAATCATCCCTGCTACTCG CTTCATCCGTTTGAAATACGAACCCGTTAAGGGTTTAAATGAGATTGTGGAGACTTTCGACCGAGAGTCCAAGAACAAGGCGAATCACTTCGTCGAGGGTTTGCAGTACTCCCTGGACGAGGCGGTTATAATGACAGGGGTAATGGTGAAGGATTCCGAGGTGGAACCGGGAAAAATTAATGAGATCGGAAAGTGGTACAAGACTTGGTTTTTCAAGCATGTTGAGAAGATTCTGAAGCGAGGCAAAGACCGCGTGGAGTATATCCCGATTGTGGATTACTACCACCGGCACTCGAGATCCTTGTTCTGGGAATTGCAGGACATTGTACCATTTGGCAATAACATCCTCTTCAGGTACATCCTGGGATGGATGATGCCGGTTAAGGTGTCCCTGTTGAAGCTTACCCAAACGGAAGCTGTGAAAAAATTGTACGAAAATAATCACATCATCCAGGATCTCTTGGTTCCAACCCGGACAATGAAGGAGTGTATTGAGTTTTTCGATAAAAGTGTTAAGGTTTATCCCCTATGGCTCTGTCCTTTCAATCTGCCCAATGATCCGGGAATGGTTCATCCCAAGGAGAAGGAAGAAATGTACATTGATATCGGGGTTTACGGAGTACCCCATGTTGATAACTTCCATCCAGTTAAGACCACAAGAGCCATTGAGGATCTCGTGGAGAAATGCGATGGCTTCCAAATGCTCTACGCTGATACATTCCGCACCAAAGAAGAGTTCTACCGGATGTTTGACCACAAACTCTACAACACAATGCGGAAGAGACTCACATGCGAATCTGCTTTCCCAGAAGTTTATGAAAAAGTCAACAAAAATGCTCGAGATTGA